One Oscillospiraceae bacterium genomic window, ATTGAATTCTGTGCAGTATTTTGAAACTGTTTCTTCTCCCGCGGCTGTTTCGGTTATCACACCTGCGGCAGATTCTGCCGATATGCCGGTAATGGCCCCAACGATTACAACCCCTTACAAGTTTTTTAGTTTCACAACTTTTATTTTCTATCTCTGGATAGCTGGATTTACGGCATTTTGCGTATTCACTCTAACGAGTTACGGCAGATTCATCGCAAAGCTGAAAAAGGCTAATCGGCAAGCTGATGAAAATGTACTTCAAATCGGTAAGCAATTCGGATGCAAAATTAAAATTTATCAAAACCCCCTTGCGAAGACGCCTATGTTGATCGGATTCTTCCGACAGAGTATCATTCTTCCCGATATTATTTTTTCAGAAGATGAATTGAGAGGGGCTATTGTTCACGAACTGACCCACAAACTCCGCCATGATCTGCTCTATAAATGGTTCGCGATGTTTGCCAATGCAATACACTGGTTCAATCCGGCTGCATGGCTCATCCGCCTTGAAATGAGCTGCGCCTGCGAATTATCATGCGATGAAGCAATTATTAAAAATTTAGAAGCAAAAGAAAAACAGACCTACGGCGAGACGCTGATCAATCTCGCCGCAGC contains:
- a CDS encoding M56 family metallopeptidase, with amino-acid sequence MNEFTLLLLSLSLSGTVIAGLCFAVKAIWRKKLSKSVLYYLWLIALVRLVLPFSFEGALLNRIYEGNKQTAASTVSIESTTKISTAQTAVSIPTASALNSVQYFETVSSPAAVSVITPAADSADMPVMAPTITTPYKFFSFTTFIFYLWIAGFTAFCVFTLTSYGRFIAKLKKANRQADENVLQIGKQFGCKIKIYQNPLAKTPMLIGFFRQSIILPDIIFSEDELRGAIVHELTHKLRHDLLYKWFAMFANAIHWFNPAAWLIRLEMSCACELSCDEAIIKNLEAKEKQTYGETLINLAAA